The nucleotide sequence CGGCCTCTATCTGGCCGCCAGCACGATCGTGTCCCTGTAGCGCCGCAGCGAGGCCGGCGCGCCGGACATGGAGCTGACCGGCCGCCAGCTGATGCTTTGGTGGACCGAAACGCACCGTCGCCTCGATCGCCTCCGACAATGGCGCCGCGTGATGCGGTGCGAGAGCGCTGACAGCGGATAGAATCGGTTGGGCCGGACTTCTCGCTCCGACCCCATTGGCTAGCGGGCAGGCGGGTCATACAGTCATACACATGATTTCGAGCCCGACGACCCAACCTGACCTTCGCCTGCCTCTCTACCAGCGCCTGCGCGACGAGATCGCGCACCAGATCGCGCGCAACACTTGGCGGTCCGGCGAGCCGATCCCGACCGAGGCCGAACTCGCCGCCACGCATGGTGTCGCCATAGGCACCGTGCGGAAGGCGATCGACGTCCTTGTCGCCGACGGTTTGGTCGAGCGCCAGCAGGGCCGCGGCACCTTCGTCCGTCGTCCGCGCTTCGACCGCTCGCTGTTCCGCTTCTTCCGGCACCTCGGACCGGACGGAAGCCAAGTCGTGCCGGAAGGCAGGATCCTGTCGCGCGCGCTTCGCCCGGCACCCGAAACCGTGCGCGCGGCTCTCGCCGTCGATGCGCGCGCCGAGACGATCCAGCTGGTCCGCCTCCGACTGCTGCAGGGGCGCCCGATCCTGTCCGAGGAGATCTGGCTGCCGGCCGGGCGCTTCGCCCCCCTGCTCACGGCGCCGCTTCCGGAGATCGGCGATCTCCTCTATCCGGCCTACGAGCGGCTCTGCAACGAGATCGTCGCCCGCGCCGAGGAGACGCTGACCGTCGCCTCAGCAACCGCGGCGGACGGGGAATGCCTGGATATCGCCGAGGGCGCACCCGTCGTCGTCGTCGAGCGCCTCGCCTTCGGCTTCGATGGCCGCCCGATCGAGTGGCGCCTCACCCGGGGTGCGGCCGCGGACTTTCGCTACCGTATCGACATCCGCTGACCGTTCTCGGGTGCCTTGACGCTCGCAACGAACCGTGTTCCTCTAGTCATATAAATGACTAGTCCTCTTGCGAGGACGGAGGAAACCCCGTGTTCCGCTGGTACCGTGAGACCGGTCCGGCCGAGCGTCGCACCTTCTGGGCCTGCCTCGGGGGATGGTCGCTCGACGCCCTGGACGTGCAGATGTTCAGCCTGGCGATCCCGGCCCTGATCGCCACCTTCGGGCTCAGCCGCTCGGATGCCGGCCTCATTGGTGCCGTCACCCTGGTCGCGGCGGCCTTCGGGGGATGGATCGGCGGCTTCCTGTCGGACCGGCTCGGCCGGGTTCGGGCCCTGCAGATCACGGTCCTCTGGTTCGCGGTTTCCACCTTCCTGGCCGCCTTCGCGCAGAGCTTCACGCAGCTCCTGGCGCTGAAGCTGCTGCAGGGAATCGGCTTCGGTGCCGAGTGGGCGGCCGGGGCCGTCCTGATGGCCGAGGCGATCCGGCCGGAGCATCGCGGGAAGGCTCTCGGCGCCGTTCAGGGTGGCTGGGCGATCGGCTGGGGCGCCGCCGTGCTCCTCTCGACCCTCGCATTCTCGTGTCTTGAACCGGAGGTCGCCTGGCGCGCGCTGTTCGCCTGCGGCCTCGCGCCGGCGCTCTTCATCCTCTACCTCCGCCGCTCCGTGCCCGAACCGGCGAGGCCCCGCACCGCCGCGGCCGTTCCTGCGCACGCCGGTCCCCTCGCGATCTTCTCGCCCGGCCTGCGCCGGGCTACGGTGATCGGGGCGCTCCTCGGGCTGGGCGCCCACGGCGGCTTCCACGCCCTATTCACATGGCTGCCCACCTATCTGAGCGCCGAGCGCGGCACCTCGGTCCTCGGCACCGGCCTCTACCTCGCGATCATCATCGCGTCCTTCGGCCTGGGCTGCCTCGTCGCGGGCGGACTGGTGGACCGCCTCGGCCGGCGGCGGACGGTGGCGCTCTTCGCCGGGGGCTGCATGGCCCTGGTCGTCCTCTACCTCTTGGTCCCCATCGACGGCACGGTCCTGCTGCTCCTCGGCGCCCCCCTCGGCTTCTGCGCGGCCGGGATCCCGGCGAGCCTCGCGGCCCTGTTCAGCGAGCTCTTCCCCTCCGGCCTGAGGGGGACCGGGATGGGCTTCTGCTACAATGCCGGGCGTCTCGCCTCCGCTGCGCTTCCCCTCGGCGTCGGCCTGCTCAGCGAGATCTGCGGCCTCGGTCCGGCTATCGGCCTGTTCGCCCTGGCCGCCTACGGGCTGGTCCTCCTCGCCGTCGGCCTCCTGCCGGACGCGCGGAGCGGCGGCGCGCTCCTCCCCCAAACCCCGAGATGATCCGATGAACCGGCGCACCTTCTGCCGCGACCTGCTCGCGGGCAGCCTCGCTCTCGCCCTTCCCGGGCTTGGCCGCGCAGCGGAGGCGACGGCCTCGCGTATTGCGCCGGGCCTCGCCCAGGGCACCGCCGCGGTGGACACCCACGCCCACGTCTTCACCCGCGCCCTCACCCTGGCCGGCGAGCGGCGCTACGCCCCCGACTACGACGCGAGCACCGCCGATTACCTGACGATGCTGGACCGGAACGGCATGGCCCGCGGCGTGCTGATCCAGCCGAGCTTCCTCGGCACCGACAACGGCTACATGGTCTCGGCCCTGCGCCAGGCGCCGGAGCGGTTGCGCGGCATCGCGGTCCTGTCGCCTGAGGTGGATGCCGGGACGATGCGCGACTTGGCGGAGGCGGGAGTCGTCGGCCTGCGCCTCAACCTGATCGGGCGGCCGGACCCGGATTTCGGCACGCCCGTCTGGCAGAGCCATCTGGCGCGGGTGAAGGATCTCGGCTGGCAGATCGAGGTCCAGGCCGAGGCCCGCCGCCTCGGTGGCCTTCTCCCGCCGCTGATCGCGGCGGGAATCCCCGTGGTGGTCGATCATTTCGGCCGCATCGATCCCGCCCTCGGCATCGCCGATCCCGGCTTCGCGCAGCTCCTGGGCTTCGGTGCCGGCAGCGGCGTCTGGGTGAAGCTGTCGGGCGCCTACCGCATCGGCAGCGGTGAGGCGGGAAGAGAGACGGCGCGGGCGGCCGCCGAGCGCCTGCGGGCGTCCTTCGGAGCGGGACGGCTGCTCTGGGGCAGCGACTGGCCGCACACGCAGTTCGAGACGCAGGCGAGCCCCGCCGAGGCGCTGCGCGACCTCGAAGCCTGGATACCGGACGCGGCCGAGCGCCGGATCGTCCTCGGAGACACCCCCGCAAAGCTCTTTCGCTTCGACCGATAGCCCCCGCGAGCCCGGCGCTCCGGACCAGACGACGAGGACTGACCCATGTCACGGACGACCGTATCCCCAACCGAGGCCGGCGGCACCTTCGAGAGCCGGACGATGCGCAAGGTCGGGCTCCGCCTGATCCCCTTTCTGGTGCTGTGCTACTTCATCGCCTACGTCGACCGGGTGAATGTCGGCTTCGCGGCGCTGACGATGAACCGCGACCTCGGCCTCTCCACCGCGGCCTTTGGCCTGGGCGGGGGCCTGTTCTTCGTGGCCTACGTGCTGTTCGAGGTGCCGAGCAACCTCGCGATGGAGCGGGTGGGCGCGCGGATCTGGATCGCCCGCATCATGATCACCTGGGGGCTCGTCGGCATCGGCTCGGCCTTCGTGACCGGCCCGGTCAGCTTCTCGGTCGCCCGCTTCCTGCTCGGCGCGGCCGAGGCCGGGTTCTTTCCCGGCGTCATCCTCTACCTGACCTACTGGTTCCCGAAGGCCTACCGGGCGCGCATCGTAGCGATGTTCATGGTGGCGATCCCGCTCTCCAGCTTCTTCGGCTCGCCGCTCTCCGCCGCGCTGCTGACCCTCGACGGCTCGGGCGGCCTGCGCGGCTGGCAGTGGTTGCTGATCCTGGAGGCCGTGCCGGCGGTCCTCCTCGGTCTCGCCGCCCTCGCCCTGCTCCCGAGCCGCCCCGCGGAGGCGACGTTCCTCACCGCCGAGGAGCGGGCTTGGCTGACGGACCGCCTCGACACCGAGCGCCGGGCCGCCGAGGCCGGACAATCGCACGCGCACGGTCTCGCCGCGGTCCGGGCGGTGCTCACGAACGGTAAGGTCTGGATCCTCGCCGTGATCTACGCGGGCAGCTCGGCAACCAGCAACACGCTGTCCCTCTGGATGCCGCAGATCCTGAAGGGGTTCGGCCTCAGCAACCTGGAGACCGGATTGCTGAACATGATCCCGTTCGGCATCGCCTCGGTGTTCATGATCGTCTGGGGCCTGCGGGCGGACCGCAGCGGCGAGCGCATCTGGAGTACGGCCCTGCCACTCGCGCTGACCTCCCTCAGCTTCGCCCTGACGCTGCTGACGGGCTCGCTCTGGATCACGCTGGTCCTGCTGTCGCTGGTCCTGCTCGGCAACTACGCCATCAAGGGTCCGTTCTTCGCCCTCGCCACCGAGACCTTGCCGCCGGCCCAGGCGGCGGCGGGCATCGCGGCCATCAACACCCTGGCGCATCTTGGAACCGGCGCGATCACTTCGCTGATCGGCGTGCTGCGCGAGCAGACGGGGAGCTTCCCGCTTGCCCTCCTGCCGCTCTGCGCCCTCACGGGCACGGGATGCGCCCTGGTCTTCTGGCTTGGTCGCCGGCGATCCCGGACGGGCGAGGTCGGCGCCACCAGCGCGGTCGCACGGGCATGACGCGGCTCGGGCTGGACGCTGACGGACGCTTACGGCTCGGACGGGCGCTTCAAGGCCGTTGGTACCGGCTACCGCCCCGACGATGACGGCCGTCGCCGCCCTGTTGAACATTCGGCTCGGCGGCGCCTTCATCTGCGGGAACTGAACGGCGAAGGGCCGAGAGAGCGAGCCACCGATGACGCGCTTCCGTTACGTGGCGGTGCAGGCCACGATTTGTGCAGTCCTCATGCTCATCAACGCCGGAGATAGCAGGATGGCGAGAGCTGACGATGACGACATCGCGCGTCACATCGCGCCGACAGGGACGCTGCGGGCCGCGATCAACTACGGCAACATCGTCCTGGCCCAGCGGGGGCCGGACGGGGAGCCGGCCGGGATCTCGGCCGATCTGGCCCGTGAGCTTGGACGCCGGCTCAAGGTTCCAGTGTCGTTCACGACCTTCGACACGGCCGGCAAGGTCGTCGATGCGTTGAACGGCCCCGGGAGCTGGGACGTGGCCTTTCTGGCCGTCGATCCGAAGCGAGCCCAGACGATCGCCTTCACCCCGCCCTAGGTGATCATCGAGGGGGCCTACATGGTCCCGAAAGCCTCTCCGATCCTGGAGAACGACCAAGTCGACCGGCCCGGGGTCAGGATCGCGGTCGGCCGAAACACGGCCTACGACCTGTATCTGGCGCGCGCCCTCACGTCGGCCGAGCGCGTTTTCGCTCCGACCTCACAGGTGGCCCTGGACCTGTTCCGCCAGGAACGGCTGGACGCGGTCGCCTCCGTCAGGCAGCCGCTGGAGATCTACGCACGCGACCATGCGGATGTGCGCGTCCTTCCCGGGCGATTCATGGTGATCGAGCAGGCCATGGCGGCACCGAGAGGACGCGACACGGCCTTGGCCTATCTGGCTCGCTACATCGAGGAGATGAAGGCGTCCGGATTCGTAGCGACCGCCCTGGCCCGCAGCGGCCAGCACGATGCCGCCGTCGCGCCGAGATCGGAAGCACCGTCGCGACCCCCCACGCGCACCGGTTCCAGGGCGTGAAAATATGAGACGCGGGTTTCGGTTGCGAGGCTCGTCCGCGGCCGGAATGAGTTGTTCGGGGCCAGTCATCCTGCCGGTCAGAAGACCTCCCGACGGTCGAACGTCCGCTCTGACGAACCGCTCGGCGGACTGCACTTTCAGCGCGGCAGTCAGCGTGCCAAGGCCCGCTCGACGAAGCTTGCGGCGGCGAGCGCGCGGGCATCCTCCCCGAACGGTGCGACCACCTGCACGCCGAGCGGCGGTCCGTCACCGGGGACCGGGACTGTCACGCAGGGGACGCCCAGCAGCGTCCAGAGCCGGTTGAAGCGCGAGTCGCCCGTCGAGGCGTAGCCGTGAGGCGCCGTGCCCGGCGCCGGCAGGGTAAGCACGACGTCGACGCCCTCACCCTTCAGCATGTCGCGAAAATCTCGCCGGCCCGCGCGGGCCACCCGCCGCGCCGCGTCGTAGGCCGCGGCCGGGATCGCGCCCGCCGCATCCAGCTGCGCCCGCAGCAGCGGGGGCAGCGCCGCGCGGTGGTGGGTGTATTCCCAAGCGAGCGCGCGGATCCCCTCGAAATCCTGGATCGTGCCGTGCAGTTCGAAGGCCTCCCGGTAGAGACCCGGCAGGGCGAGATCGCACATTGACGCGCCGGACGCCTCTGCGGCCCGCGCAGCGCGCCGGAGCGCGGCGAGGCCCTCCGGCTCCGGGTCCGCGCAGAAATCCGGCACAAGAACTCCGATGCGGAGTGGTGCGTCGTCGAGGCGCTCGATCTCAGCCCGGTCAGTGAGGAGCGCCAGCGCGTGAGCGGCGTCCGCGACGCTCGCGGTGAACAGGCCGAGCGTGTCGAGGGTCCAGGAGAAGCACTTCATCCCGACGGTCGGCAGGAGCCGGAACGAGGGCTTGATGCCCACGACCCCGCAGAAGGCGGCCGGCCGGATCACCGAACCGCCGGTCTGGGTGCCGAGCGCCAGCGGCAGCATCCCGGCGGCGACCGCGGCGGCCGAGCCCGCCGAGGAGCCGCCCGGCGTGCGCCCCGGCGCATTGGGGTTTCGCGTCCGCGTCGGGTCCATGAAGGCGAAGGCGGTCGTGGTGGTCTTGGCAAGCGCGACGCCGCCGAGCGCGCGGAACCGCGCCACCGCCGGCGCGTCGGCCTTCGGGCGCCAGCCCTCGTAGATCGACGAGCCTATCTGGGTCGGCAGGTCGGCGGTATCGATGACGTCCTTCACCCCAAAGGCGATGCCGGCGAGCGGGCCGGCCTGCGGCACGACCGGGTCCGGGTCGAGACTGACGAGGGCACCCACCTCCGGTTCGCGTGCCGCGATCGCCTCTCGGACGAGCGCCAATGCACCCGCAGGCGTGAGGGTGCCCGCCTCGATGCGGGCGCGAAGGGACATGAGCGAGAGCATGGAACAGCCTTCTGGCGGCGCGACTGCGCGGCCGCCGAGTGTCGGACAGGGGCTCGTCAGAGTGCGGGGAAGCGCCGGGGGCGATCGAGGATCGTCTCGCACCAGCGCGCGATCCGCAGCAGGCGCAGATCGTTGCGGTAGGCCGCGACGAGCTGGATGCCGAGCGGCAGGCCGTCGATACCGCCCGCCGGGAGGGTGAGGCAGGGCACACCGAGATACGTGAAGGGCACGCAGAAGGAGGGGTCGCCCGTGTAGGCTAGGCCCTGCGGCGCGGCACCGGGCGACGGCAGCGTGAGCAGCGCGTCGAAGCCGTCGAGCGCCGCGCCGAACTCGGCGCGCAGCTCCGCCTGGAACTGCCGCGCAGCGATGTAGCGGACCGCCGGGATGCCGGCGCCCTCCTGCACGAGATCGCGCAGCGGGGCGCTGACCTTGTCCGGATGGGCCGCGATCAGCGGCGCATAGATCGCCGAGGCCTCGCAGGCCAGGATGGTGCGCGCCGCCTCCGCCGTCCCGGCGAAGGCCTCGGGCAGGGCGAGGCTCTCGACGCGGGCGCCGGCCACTCGGAACCGCGCTGCGGAGGCCTCCAGGCAGGCGAGCGCCGCCGGCTCCGCCTCGTCCCAGGGTCCGATCCGGACCAGGGCGAGGCGCGGGCCCGCGAGGGGCTCGACGCCCTGTTCCGGGTCGATCCGGAACGGCGGCAGGGGCTGTCCGTGCGGGTCCGCATCGCTCGCGCCCGCGAGCAATCCAAGGGCGAAGGCCGCGTCCGTGACCGAGCGGGTGAACAGGCCGATATGGTCGAGGGAGCCGGCCAGCGGATGCACGCCGGTGCGGGGAATCGCGCCGTAGCTCGGCTTCAGCCCCACCACGCCGCAGAAGGCGGCCGGGCGGATCACCGAGCCGAAGGTCTGGCTGCCGAGCGCCAGCGGAGCGAGCCCGGCCGCGACCGCAGCGGCGGAGCCGCTGGACGAGCCGCCGGGCGTGTGCCCGAGGCGCCAGGGATTGTGGGTCGGGCCGGGATGGCGCCAGGCGAACTCCGTGGTGACGGTCTTGCCGAGCACCGAGGCGCCGAGGTCGCGCAGGCGCGCCACCACCCAGGCATCCGCCGCAGGCACGTGATCCGCGTAGATCGGCGAGCCGTTCGCGGTCGGCAGGTCGCGGGTCGCCACGATATCCTTCACGGCGACCGGGATGCCCCCGAGTGGGCCGTCCGCCGGCTCCATCGGCTCGGCCAGGACCGTGAAGGCGCGCACGGTGGGATCGAGCTGCCGTGCCCGCGCGTGGAGGGCGGCGGCGTAGGCCTCGGGGTCGAGGCGGCCGGCGCGGATCGCCAGGACCGCCTCGACGAGGCCGCGTTCGTGCATCGACACGGTTGCGTCAGCTCCTCAGTTGCCGGCCGTCGCCTTCGTGATGAAGTCGCGCCGCACGAACGTCGCGTAATCGGGCTGGGCCGCGAGGTTGCCGAGCGCGATCTGCGTGTCCAGACCCAGGGTCATCGCCTCCTTGGTGATGTCCACGCTGTCCGGATACACCTTCTCGGTCGTCATGCGCTTCACCGCCGCCTCGACCACGGCGGGGTCCAGAGTCGGGAACTGCTTCTTGGCAACCGCCACGGCTCGCGCGGGTTCGGCGTGCATCAGCCGGATCGCCGCCTGCATGCCGTTCACGAAGGCCTGGGCGACGGCCGGGTCGACGTCCTTGCGGGCGCTCACGGCCGAGAAGGCGTAGGGGCCGTACTTCTCGGGGAAGCCGAGCACCACCTTCATGCCCTTGGCGACGACCTGATCGAGGCCGGGCTCGTACATCACCGCGACCTTGGCCTGGCCGGCGAGGAAGGGCCCCGGCTCGGTGCCGAGCGCGACCTGCGTGAGCGTCACGTCGTCCTTGCTCATCCCGTTCTCCTTCAGGAGCTTCAGGAAGAGCGAGGTGCTGGTGGTCGGCATCAGGCCGGTGACGATGGTCTGGCCTTTCAGGCTCTTCACGTCCGTCCAGGGGAAGTCCGGCGCCGTGGCGATCCAGACCGCGGCACCGTTGACGACGTTGGCCACCACGTTGACGGGTGCGCCCTTGGAGGCCGCCACCGCGGTCCATTCGGGCCCGTGGATCGAGAACTGCGCGCTCTTCGAGATCACGGCGGAGAGCGCGACGCTCGGCGCGCCTGCCGTCTCCTTCGTGACGTCGATGCCGGCCTTCTCGAACAGGCCCTCGTCCATGGCGACGTAGAGCGGCAGGTAGAGCATCGACTGAAAGGCCTGGGAGACCGTGGCCTTCAGCTCGGCGGCGAGCGCGGGGAGCGGGCTCGCGCAGGCGAGGAGTGCGGCGAGCAGGGCGGGACGCAGCGGCTTCATCGGGACGGATCCTGGGCGGGAGGGGCGGGAGGGGAAGAGAGGCGTCAGACCTGGATGCCGCCGGCCGTCGAGACCTGGCGCCAGGGCAGGATGCGGCGCTCGACGACGTCGATGACGTGGTAGAGGACGAAGCCGACGAACATCAGCACGAACAGCCCGACCCAGACCGTATTCAGGTCGTACAGGGACGAGGCGTTGTAGATCAGGTGGCCGAGGCCGCGCTGGGACGAGATGAACTCGCCCACGACCGCACCGACCAGCGCGAAGCCGATATTGATCCGGAACATCCCGATGATCGCCGGCAGCGTGGAGGGCACGATGACCGAGCGGAAGATCCGGTTCTTGGAGGCCCCCATCGAGGCCATCAGCGCCTGGAGGTCCGGGTCGGCGTCGCGCGCGGCCTGATAGGCGGCGATGAGCGCGACCAGCGCGGTGAGCGAGACCGCGAGCGCCACCTTCGAGACGAAGCCGGTGCCGAACCACAGGATCACGATCGGCGCGAGCGCGATCTTGGGCACCGAGTTGATCGCCACGATGAAGGGCTCGACCACCCGGGCGACGAGGACCGAGTACCAGAGCGCGAGGCCCGCCAGCGAGCCGAGCGCCGTGCCGATGACGAAGCCCAGGATGGCCTCGATCAGCGTGTACCAGGTGTCGACCGCGAGGCTGCCGTCCATCAGGCTCGCCCGGAAGACGCGCCAGATGCCGGACGGCGCGCCGACCAGGAACTCGGTGAGCCAGCCGGCATCGACCGCGATCTCCCAGGCGGCGAAGAACACGGCCACCGCGACGACCTGGATCAGGCCTCGGCCGAGGGCGGTGTCGACCGCGCGGGCGAGCGGGCCCGGGCCGCGGCGGATCGCGGCGGGGCGCTCGGCCTCGGGCGGTGCGGCGGATTTCAGAGCGTGCGTCGTCATCAGGCGGCCTCGGCGCGGGCGGTGGAGGCGGTCCCGGCGCGGGTCTGAATGTCCAGCTCGCCGCACAGGGTGTGGAAGTAGTCGGAGAAGTGCGGGTCGCTGCGCGCGCCGATCGGCGAGCGGTCGCCGAGTTCGATCGCGTGCACGTTCTTCACCCGCGAGGGCCGGCCGCCCAGCACCACGACGCGCTTCGACAGGGCCACCGCCTCGTCGATGTCGTGGGTGACCAGCACCACGGTCTTGCCGAAGCGCTCCACCGCGTCGAGCAGCACGCCTTCCAGGTAGAGGCGGGTCTGGTAGTCGAGGGCCGAGAACGGCTCGTCGAGGAGCAGGATGTCTGGATCCATGATGAGCGTCCGGATCAGCGCCGCGCGCTGGCGCATGCCGCCCGAGAGGGTCTTCGGATAGGCGTTCTCGAAGCCGCCGAGACCGAACTGGGCGAGGTAGCGGCGGGCCGTGTCGGTGGCCTCGCGCGGGTCCGTGCCCCGCATCTCCAGGCCCAGCATCACGTTCTGCAGCACCGTGCGCCAGGGAAACAGCAGGTCCTTCTGCATCATGTAGCCGATCCGGCCCCGCAGGCCCGCCACCGGCCGTCCGCGGAACAGCATCGTGCCGGCATCCGGTTCGAGCAGCCCCGCGATGACGTTGAAGACCGTGGTCTTGCCGCAGCCCGACGGCCCGATGATGCTGACGAAGTCGCGCTCGTGGATGTCGAAGCTCAGGCCGTCGAGGACTGGGACCGGGCCGGACCGGGCATGGAAGCTCTTGCGGATG is from Methylobacterium radiodurans and encodes:
- a CDS encoding GntR family transcriptional regulator, with amino-acid sequence MISSPTTQPDLRLPLYQRLRDEIAHQIARNTWRSGEPIPTEAELAATHGVAIGTVRKAIDVLVADGLVERQQGRGTFVRRPRFDRSLFRFFRHLGPDGSQVVPEGRILSRALRPAPETVRAALAVDARAETIQLVRLRLLQGRPILSEEIWLPAGRFAPLLTAPLPEIGDLLYPAYERLCNEIVARAEETLTVASATAADGECLDIAEGAPVVVVERLAFGFDGRPIEWRLTRGAAADFRYRIDIR
- a CDS encoding MFS transporter; the encoded protein is MFRWYRETGPAERRTFWACLGGWSLDALDVQMFSLAIPALIATFGLSRSDAGLIGAVTLVAAAFGGWIGGFLSDRLGRVRALQITVLWFAVSTFLAAFAQSFTQLLALKLLQGIGFGAEWAAGAVLMAEAIRPEHRGKALGAVQGGWAIGWGAAVLLSTLAFSCLEPEVAWRALFACGLAPALFILYLRRSVPEPARPRTAAAVPAHAGPLAIFSPGLRRATVIGALLGLGAHGGFHALFTWLPTYLSAERGTSVLGTGLYLAIIIASFGLGCLVAGGLVDRLGRRRTVALFAGGCMALVVLYLLVPIDGTVLLLLGAPLGFCAAGIPASLAALFSELFPSGLRGTGMGFCYNAGRLASAALPLGVGLLSEICGLGPAIGLFALAAYGLVLLAVGLLPDARSGGALLPQTPR
- a CDS encoding amidohydrolase family protein, translated to MNRRTFCRDLLAGSLALALPGLGRAAEATASRIAPGLAQGTAAVDTHAHVFTRALTLAGERRYAPDYDASTADYLTMLDRNGMARGVLIQPSFLGTDNGYMVSALRQAPERLRGIAVLSPEVDAGTMRDLAEAGVVGLRLNLIGRPDPDFGTPVWQSHLARVKDLGWQIEVQAEARRLGGLLPPLIAAGIPVVVDHFGRIDPALGIADPGFAQLLGFGAGSGVWVKLSGAYRIGSGEAGRETARAAAERLRASFGAGRLLWGSDWPHTQFETQASPAEALRDLEAWIPDAAERRIVLGDTPAKLFRFDR
- a CDS encoding MFS transporter; protein product: MSRTTVSPTEAGGTFESRTMRKVGLRLIPFLVLCYFIAYVDRVNVGFAALTMNRDLGLSTAAFGLGGGLFFVAYVLFEVPSNLAMERVGARIWIARIMITWGLVGIGSAFVTGPVSFSVARFLLGAAEAGFFPGVILYLTYWFPKAYRARIVAMFMVAIPLSSFFGSPLSAALLTLDGSGGLRGWQWLLILEAVPAVLLGLAALALLPSRPAEATFLTAEERAWLTDRLDTERRAAEAGQSHAHGLAAVRAVLTNGKVWILAVIYAGSSATSNTLSLWMPQILKGFGLSNLETGLLNMIPFGIASVFMIVWGLRADRSGERIWSTALPLALTSLSFALTLLTGSLWITLVLLSLVLLGNYAIKGPFFALATETLPPAQAAAGIAAINTLAHLGTGAITSLIGVLREQTGSFPLALLPLCALTGTGCALVFWLGRRRSRTGEVGATSAVARA
- a CDS encoding transporter substrate-binding domain-containing protein is translated as MTRFRYVAVQATICAVLMLINAGDSRMARADDDDIARHIAPTGTLRAAINYGNIVLAQRGPDGEPAGISADLARELGRRLKVPVSFTTFDTAGKVVDALNGPGSWDVAFLAVDPKRAQTIAFTPP
- a CDS encoding amidase family protein, with the translated sequence MLSLMSLRARIEAGTLTPAGALALVREAIAAREPEVGALVSLDPDPVVPQAGPLAGIAFGVKDVIDTADLPTQIGSSIYEGWRPKADAPAVARFRALGGVALAKTTTTAFAFMDPTRTRNPNAPGRTPGGSSAGSAAAVAAGMLPLALGTQTGGSVIRPAAFCGVVGIKPSFRLLPTVGMKCFSWTLDTLGLFTASVADAAHALALLTDRAEIERLDDAPLRIGVLVPDFCADPEPEGLAALRRAARAAEASGASMCDLALPGLYREAFELHGTIQDFEGIRALAWEYTHHRAALPPLLRAQLDAAGAIPAAAYDAARRVARAGRRDFRDMLKGEGVDVVLTLPAPGTAPHGYASTGDSRFNRLWTLLGVPCVTVPVPGDGPPLGVQVVAPFGEDARALAAASFVERALAR
- a CDS encoding amidase, with the protein product MHERGLVEAVLAIRAGRLDPEAYAAALHARARQLDPTVRAFTVLAEPMEPADGPLGGIPVAVKDIVATRDLPTANGSPIYADHVPAADAWVVARLRDLGASVLGKTVTTEFAWRHPGPTHNPWRLGHTPGGSSSGSAAAVAAGLAPLALGSQTFGSVIRPAAFCGVVGLKPSYGAIPRTGVHPLAGSLDHIGLFTRSVTDAAFALGLLAGASDADPHGQPLPPFRIDPEQGVEPLAGPRLALVRIGPWDEAEPAALACLEASAARFRVAGARVESLALPEAFAGTAEAARTILACEASAIYAPLIAAHPDKVSAPLRDLVQEGAGIPAVRYIAARQFQAELRAEFGAALDGFDALLTLPSPGAAPQGLAYTGDPSFCVPFTYLGVPCLTLPAGGIDGLPLGIQLVAAYRNDLRLLRIARWCETILDRPRRFPAL
- a CDS encoding ABC transporter substrate-binding protein, whose amino-acid sequence is MKPLRPALLAALLACASPLPALAAELKATVSQAFQSMLYLPLYVAMDEGLFEKAGIDVTKETAGAPSVALSAVISKSAQFSIHGPEWTAVAASKGAPVNVVANVVNGAAVWIATAPDFPWTDVKSLKGQTIVTGLMPTTSTSLFLKLLKENGMSKDDVTLTQVALGTEPGPFLAGQAKVAVMYEPGLDQVVAKGMKVVLGFPEKYGPYAFSAVSARKDVDPAVAQAFVNGMQAAIRLMHAEPARAVAVAKKQFPTLDPAVVEAAVKRMTTEKVYPDSVDITKEAMTLGLDTQIALGNLAAQPDYATFVRRDFITKATAGN
- a CDS encoding ABC transporter permease, with the translated sequence MTTHALKSAAPPEAERPAAIRRGPGPLARAVDTALGRGLIQVVAVAVFFAAWEIAVDAGWLTEFLVGAPSGIWRVFRASLMDGSLAVDTWYTLIEAILGFVIGTALGSLAGLALWYSVLVARVVEPFIVAINSVPKIALAPIVILWFGTGFVSKVALAVSLTALVALIAAYQAARDADPDLQALMASMGASKNRIFRSVIVPSTLPAIIGMFRINIGFALVGAVVGEFISSQRGLGHLIYNASSLYDLNTVWVGLFVLMFVGFVLYHVIDVVERRILPWRQVSTAGGIQV
- a CDS encoding ABC transporter ATP-binding protein; the protein is MDPTPTPDSSADPKTAPVQLALRGIRKSFHARSGPVPVLDGLSFDIHERDFVSIIGPSGCGKTTVFNVIAGLLEPDAGTMLFRGRPVAGLRGRIGYMMQKDLLFPWRTVLQNVMLGLEMRGTDPREATDTARRYLAQFGLGGFENAYPKTLSGGMRQRAALIRTLIMDPDILLLDEPFSALDYQTRLYLEGVLLDAVERFGKTVVLVTHDIDEAVALSKRVVVLGGRPSRVKNVHAIELGDRSPIGARSDPHFSDYFHTLCGELDIQTRAGTASTARAEAA